A region from the Halomicroarcula saliterrae genome encodes:
- the asnB gene encoding asparagine synthase (glutamine-hydrolyzing): MSGVVALFDRDGGVAAGDRVTRMLEAIDHRGPDGSGVWDAPAAGLGHQHLHTTPESTATDQPTREGDCVVAADLRLDNRDELLDALEFSDPPARVADCDIVLAAYRKWGRECPSKLYGAFAFVVWDGDRGRLFCARDHFGVKPLYYHCSPELFAVASEPKALLTLPQVDGRVDRVAVGDLLLHTFADTENSYFESISRLPPAHAMSVGPDGAQQWQYWSLDPTRTVTLDSDAAYERRFRELFEQAVSCRLRGSGAVGSDLSGGLDSTAVTLMAREVLPDAEPLHTFSNTFDEAPSSDEREFFGTVTDRAGLVSHCVSLDETGALVDSDEVLAYLDHPPHNTMHFAKWERLKQLDAADVSVHLTGEMGDSAVGYGFGALPQWLRTGRWLRLCRELRAMGDVVGASPVTLFRENALDPLVPTGLERWYQSLRGEPVLAEAANPTLRESFVERYGLQDRLRAHQSDGSVLRRSGRRWQHRSLTSGRITATLETIDMLHAPFGIEPRHPFTDVRLVEYALAIPPTQQLKDGYTRSVMRRALGDLLPEPIQWRPWKTMVGEAFRNALANEDEALQRVVQNPGPLREFLDEAELRGAYDGFTETRDARDARSLWKALALGAWLDARGDGDRQSAPRVEPDRQ; the protein is encoded by the coding sequence GTGAGCGGAGTCGTCGCACTGTTCGACCGGGACGGAGGCGTCGCCGCGGGCGACCGGGTCACTCGGATGCTGGAGGCTATCGACCACCGCGGTCCGGACGGGAGCGGTGTCTGGGACGCCCCCGCCGCGGGACTGGGCCACCAGCATCTCCACACGACGCCGGAGTCGACAGCTACCGACCAGCCAACACGGGAGGGAGACTGCGTCGTCGCCGCGGACCTGCGACTGGACAACCGCGACGAGCTTCTGGACGCGCTCGAGTTCAGCGACCCGCCGGCCCGCGTCGCCGACTGTGATATCGTTCTGGCGGCCTACCGGAAGTGGGGTCGGGAGTGCCCGTCGAAGCTCTACGGCGCGTTCGCGTTCGTCGTCTGGGACGGGGACCGCGGGCGGCTGTTCTGCGCCCGCGATCACTTCGGCGTCAAACCGCTGTACTACCACTGTTCTCCCGAGCTGTTCGCCGTCGCATCCGAGCCGAAAGCGCTGCTGACACTCCCGCAGGTCGACGGTCGCGTCGACCGGGTGGCGGTCGGTGACCTCCTGTTGCACACTTTCGCCGACACCGAGAACAGCTACTTCGAGTCGATCTCTCGATTGCCCCCCGCCCACGCGATGAGCGTCGGGCCGGACGGGGCACAGCAGTGGCAGTACTGGTCGCTGGACCCGACGCGGACGGTGACGCTCGACTCTGACGCCGCCTACGAGCGCCGCTTTCGCGAGCTGTTCGAACAGGCCGTCTCCTGTCGCCTCCGGGGGAGCGGCGCGGTCGGGAGCGACCTCAGCGGCGGGCTGGATTCGACCGCAGTCACGCTGATGGCACGGGAAGTACTCCCGGACGCGGAGCCGCTCCACACGTTCTCGAACACGTTCGACGAGGCCCCCTCCAGCGACGAACGGGAGTTCTTCGGGACCGTAACCGACCGGGCGGGCCTCGTCTCGCACTGCGTCTCCCTGGACGAGACCGGCGCGCTCGTCGATAGCGACGAGGTGCTCGCATACCTCGACCACCCGCCCCACAACACCATGCATTTCGCGAAGTGGGAACGGCTGAAACAGCTGGACGCCGCCGACGTGTCCGTTCACCTGACCGGGGAGATGGGCGACAGCGCCGTCGGCTACGGGTTCGGGGCCCTGCCACAGTGGCTGCGGACCGGGCGGTGGCTCAGGCTGTGCAGGGAACTGCGGGCCATGGGCGACGTCGTCGGCGCGTCGCCGGTGACGCTGTTTCGGGAGAACGCGCTGGACCCGCTCGTCCCGACCGGCCTAGAGCGGTGGTACCAGTCACTGCGGGGGGAGCCGGTGCTCGCGGAGGCCGCGAACCCGACGCTGCGGGAGTCGTTCGTCGAGCGATACGGCCTGCAGGACCGTCTCAGAGCCCACCAATCGGACGGCTCAGTGCTCAGACGTAGCGGCCGACGGTGGCAACACCGGTCGCTCACGTCCGGGCGCATCACGGCGACGCTCGAAACGATAGACATGCTGCACGCGCCGTTCGGCATCGAGCCGAGACACCCGTTTACCGACGTTCGCCTCGTCGAGTACGCTCTGGCGATACCACCCACGCAGCAGCTCAAAGACGGGTACACGCGCTCCGTCATGCGACGGGCGCTGGGTGACCTGCTACCGGAGCCGATACAGTGGCGCCCCTGGAAAACGATGGTCGGCGAAGCCTTCCGGAACGCGCTCGCGAACGAAGACGAGGCGTTACAGCGGGTCGTGCAAAACCCGGGCCCGCTGCGTGAGTTCCTCGACGAAGCCGAGCTGCGTGGCGCCTACGACGGTTTTACCGAGACCCGGGACGCGAGGGACGCCCGCTCGCTGTGGAAGGCGCTGGCGCTCGGTGCCTGGCTGGACGCCCGCGGGGACGGGGACCGACAGTCAGCCCCACGCGTCGAGCCAGACCGACAGTGA
- a CDS encoding sulfatase-like hydrolase/transferase — protein MFTLDCLRKSTCSESTTPFVDSLPVQWSRCYSSGTWTVPSHVSLFSGQDVVDHDCARTGDTLPPQRATLPRTASDHGYSTAIFSENPSFSARTGFHHEVDTVHDDIQSKLRFSEFSPSGYLTDPSPRTLLSLAGGLLSRPRRVPNALNTVYAAYRRFAGADPSYPHHGRRVVSHLNTYLREQSGPTLTVTNLLDPHNPYYGTPPGVGNDHTDEEREALRLAGTNLLYLLTNEEPPRAVREGYGDWERFYRAKAELYRLFAREGDRVLQRWARDTAAFRDSLVVVLGDHGQLFGADGMVGHHTSLHPHGIHVPLAVDPPADWDRGDRSITAPVSIAGVGSALTGVAAGEITTTEQLVTAIGADSRGPTGRVTACVDGPTLSLPPLYENSRFDDGRIDELAVRKVASIGPDHVDVYRCPWERTDIEATAYTYGPDERSLTPDRETPPPPERVASWLTRQHDPTATAERQVDARLEALGYR, from the coding sequence GTGTTCACTCTGGACTGCCTGCGAAAGTCGACGTGTTCCGAGTCGACGACGCCCTTCGTCGACTCGCTACCGGTACAGTGGTCCCGGTGTTACTCGTCCGGAACCTGGACGGTCCCGTCGCACGTGTCGCTGTTCAGCGGGCAGGACGTCGTCGACCACGACTGCGCGCGGACGGGCGACACGTTACCCCCACAGCGTGCGACGCTCCCCCGCACTGCGAGCGACCACGGATACTCGACGGCGATTTTCAGCGAGAACCCGAGCTTCAGCGCCCGGACGGGGTTCCACCACGAGGTCGACACTGTCCACGACGACATCCAGTCGAAACTCCGCTTCTCGGAGTTTTCGCCCTCTGGCTACCTGACTGACCCGAGCCCGCGAACCCTGCTGTCGCTGGCCGGTGGGCTCCTCTCGCGGCCGCGTCGCGTTCCGAACGCGCTCAACACGGTGTACGCCGCGTACCGACGGTTCGCCGGGGCCGACCCGTCGTACCCCCACCACGGGCGACGCGTCGTCTCGCACCTGAACACCTACCTGCGCGAGCAGTCGGGTCCGACGCTGACCGTGACGAACCTGCTGGACCCGCACAACCCCTACTACGGCACCCCGCCCGGCGTCGGGAACGACCACACAGACGAGGAGCGCGAGGCGCTTCGACTGGCCGGCACGAACCTGCTCTATCTCCTCACGAACGAGGAGCCACCGCGGGCCGTCCGCGAGGGCTACGGCGACTGGGAGCGGTTCTACCGGGCGAAAGCGGAGCTATACAGGCTCTTCGCCCGTGAGGGCGACCGGGTGTTACAGCGCTGGGCGCGCGACACGGCGGCGTTCCGGGACAGCCTGGTGGTGGTCCTCGGCGACCACGGACAGCTGTTCGGTGCCGACGGGATGGTCGGCCACCACACGTCGTTACATCCACACGGAATTCACGTTCCGCTCGCGGTCGACCCGCCGGCCGACTGGGACCGCGGCGACCGGAGTATCACCGCCCCCGTGTCTATCGCCGGCGTGGGCAGCGCCCTGACTGGGGTCGCTGCCGGCGAGATAACGACGACAGAACAGCTGGTGACTGCTATCGGCGCCGACAGCCGTGGACCGACAGGTCGCGTCACGGCCTGTGTCGATGGACCGACCCTCTCCCTGCCGCCGCTGTACGAGAACAGTCGGTTCGACGACGGCCGCATCGACGAACTGGCGGTCCGAAAGGTCGCCAGTATCGGGCCGGACCACGTCGACGTCTACCGGTGTCCCTGGGAGCGCACGGACATCGAGGCGACCGCCTACACGTACGGTCCCGACGAGCGCTCGCTCACACCGGACCGGGAGACGCCGCCGCCCCCGGAGCGTGTGGCGTCGTGGCTCACACGGCAACACGACCCGACAGCGACGGCCGAACGTCAGGTCGACGCGCGACTGGAGGCGCTTGGCTACCGCTGA
- a CDS encoding ABC transporter ATP-binding protein: MEEEPSLREKLAAIRLVVGYRPGFAAGIVVLNLITAVFEGIGLGLLLPVIEAAQTGGDLRPGTSGVTGYYFAAYEILGIPFSFETIILGLAGVMTVRYALSFLTGWLQVKLRTEYICHLRQQCFDNLLSAEVSFIDREDSDRMMNIIVTEIAKSSGAINQLLSVAQTLFFVGIYLALALSIAPVLTVVAMGLLGGVVGLTRYVVQPSYDIGDRVANANERIQGLVNAGMRGMQEIKLFNMSETLTDEFRDAHSEFFRTNLALARNQTALNSATQWLNALGLFGVIYIAIGYLDLSFASLGLLLLTMFRLSPQISSLNDNIYRLDGTLPHIVRSHELIDELDRHAESSGGEPAPDPVTDVSLDGVSFRYDDDEGTDITDISLRASRDETVAVVGPSGAGKSTIVSLIARLYDPDDGAVRANGVDLRGVDLDSWHQRVAVVPQHPFIFNETLRYNIAIGNPDASDAEIERSCEASQVSAFVDELPEGLDTDLGDDAVRLSGGQRQRVAIARALLADADVLLLDEATSELDGPTEDAILRGIDGLNQEYITVVIGHFLSTVRDADRIYTVVDGEIVETGSHSELMANDSRYAQLYGSQRESTPQQ, encoded by the coding sequence ATGGAGGAGGAACCGTCACTCAGAGAGAAGCTGGCCGCGATTCGGTTGGTTGTGGGGTACAGACCCGGTTTTGCGGCCGGTATCGTGGTTCTGAACCTGATTACGGCGGTGTTCGAGGGTATCGGACTGGGGTTGCTACTCCCGGTCATCGAAGCAGCACAGACGGGTGGTGACTTGCGACCGGGAACGTCCGGTGTCACCGGCTACTACTTCGCGGCGTACGAGATTCTCGGAATCCCGTTCAGCTTCGAGACGATCATCCTCGGCCTCGCAGGCGTGATGACGGTCCGGTACGCGCTCTCCTTTCTCACCGGCTGGCTGCAGGTGAAGTTACGGACCGAATACATCTGCCATCTCCGCCAGCAGTGCTTCGATAACCTCCTGTCGGCCGAGGTGTCCTTCATCGACAGGGAGGACAGCGACCGCATGATGAACATCATCGTGACCGAGATCGCCAAGTCCTCGGGCGCCATCAACCAACTGCTCAGTGTCGCCCAGACCCTGTTTTTCGTCGGGATTTACCTCGCGCTGGCGCTCTCTATCGCGCCCGTGCTGACTGTCGTGGCGATGGGCCTGCTGGGGGGTGTCGTCGGTCTCACCCGCTACGTCGTCCAGCCGAGTTACGACATCGGCGACCGCGTCGCGAACGCGAACGAGCGCATTCAGGGGCTGGTCAACGCGGGGATGCGCGGCATGCAGGAGATCAAACTGTTCAACATGTCCGAGACGCTGACCGACGAGTTCAGGGACGCCCACTCGGAGTTCTTCCGGACCAATCTCGCGCTCGCCCGGAACCAGACGGCCCTGAACAGCGCCACCCAGTGGCTCAACGCGCTCGGGCTGTTCGGCGTCATCTACATCGCGATCGGGTATCTGGACCTGTCCTTTGCGTCACTGGGGCTGTTGCTCCTGACGATGTTCCGGCTGTCGCCACAGATCAGCTCGCTCAACGACAATATCTACCGGCTCGACGGGACCTTGCCACACATCGTCCGCAGCCACGAACTGATAGACGAACTCGACCGGCACGCGGAGAGCTCCGGCGGAGAACCGGCGCCCGACCCCGTGACCGACGTGTCTCTGGACGGAGTGTCGTTCCGGTACGACGACGACGAGGGAACCGATATCACGGATATCTCGCTGCGGGCCAGCCGGGACGAGACGGTCGCGGTCGTCGGGCCCTCGGGCGCGGGCAAGTCGACTATCGTCTCCCTCATCGCGCGCCTCTACGACCCGGACGACGGGGCGGTCCGGGCAAACGGTGTGGACCTCCGGGGAGTCGACCTCGATTCCTGGCACCAGCGTGTCGCTGTCGTCCCGCAACATCCGTTCATCTTTAACGAGACGCTCCGATACAACATCGCTATCGGGAATCCGGACGCGTCCGACGCGGAGATCGAGCGCAGTTGCGAGGCGAGTCAGGTGTCGGCGTTCGTCGACGAACTCCCGGAGGGACTGGACACAGACCTCGGTGACGACGCCGTCCGGCTGTCGGGCGGGCAACGCCAGCGGGTCGCCATCGCCCGCGCGCTGCTCGCTGACGCCGACGTGTTGTTGCTAGACGAGGCGACGAGTGAACTCGACGGGCCGACCGAGGACGCTATCCTGCGGGGCATCGACGGGCTGAATCAGGAGTACATCACCGTCGTCATCGGTCACTTCCTCTCGACGGTGCGGGACGCCGACCGGATCTACACTGTCGTCGACGGCGAAATCGTCGAGACCGGGAGCCACAGCGAACTGATGGCCAACGACTCCCGGTACGCCCAGCTGTACGGCTCACAGCGCGAATCGACGCCACAACAGTGA
- a CDS encoding glycosyltransferase family 2 protein, with the protein MAEASQRQNGRELHADDSTANGWLLGAESDTQPTISVVMPTLNEEDGVRECIDRVRTALDRIGTYGEVIISDSSTDRTPEIAREMGAIVVEPDGKGYGYAYRYAFERVRGDFVVMGDADTTYDFEKIPELLEPVRDGDADICMGSRLEGEIRDGSMPTLHQYVGNPLLTAFLNAFYDAGVSDAHSGFRVFSREALEELDLKTDGMEFASEMIMDAGARDLDIEEKPIVYHEREGEETLDSFQDGWRHVRFMLVNAPGYLFSAPGLVLGLLGIAIMGTAVSGVSFGAVTLGPHSMIAGSLLTLVGFQVLNMGVFATVTSDPIQQPSDRLTSWLSRGLRLDRGATVGLALFGAGTVYAAVLVSQWVTSGFAQLPLVMADILAFTAIVLGLQTVFNSFLMSAVNANS; encoded by the coding sequence ATGGCCGAAGCTAGTCAACGACAGAACGGACGAGAGCTACACGCCGATGACAGCACTGCAAACGGGTGGCTACTGGGCGCGGAGAGCGACACCCAGCCCACCATCAGTGTGGTCATGCCAACGCTCAACGAGGAGGACGGAGTCAGAGAGTGTATCGACCGCGTACGGACCGCACTCGATAGAATCGGGACCTACGGGGAAGTGATAATCAGCGACAGTTCGACGGACCGAACACCCGAGATCGCCCGCGAGATGGGTGCTATCGTCGTGGAGCCCGACGGAAAGGGGTACGGGTACGCCTACCGCTACGCCTTCGAGCGCGTCAGGGGCGATTTCGTCGTGATGGGCGACGCCGATACGACGTACGATTTCGAGAAGATACCCGAACTGCTGGAGCCCGTTCGAGACGGGGACGCGGACATCTGTATGGGGAGCCGACTCGAGGGCGAGATTCGGGACGGTTCGATGCCGACGCTGCATCAGTACGTCGGAAATCCGCTGTTGACCGCGTTTCTGAACGCGTTCTACGATGCCGGCGTCAGTGACGCACACAGCGGCTTCAGAGTGTTCTCGCGGGAAGCACTGGAAGAACTCGACCTGAAAACCGACGGGATGGAGTTCGCCAGCGAGATGATTATGGACGCCGGCGCTCGGGACCTCGACATCGAGGAGAAGCCTATCGTCTATCACGAACGCGAGGGCGAGGAGACCCTGGACAGCTTCCAGGACGGCTGGCGCCACGTCCGGTTCATGCTCGTGAACGCGCCCGGCTATCTGTTCTCCGCTCCGGGCCTCGTGCTCGGCCTGCTGGGAATCGCGATCATGGGGACCGCAGTCTCTGGCGTCTCGTTTGGCGCCGTGACCCTCGGTCCCCACTCGATGATCGCCGGGAGCCTGCTCACACTCGTGGGCTTTCAGGTGTTGAACATGGGTGTGTTCGCGACGGTTACTTCGGACCCGATTCAGCAGCCGTCCGACCGACTGACGTCGTGGCTGTCACGGGGTCTCAGGCTGGACCGCGGTGCCACTGTCGGACTCGCACTCTTCGGCGCCGGGACCGTCTACGCCGCGGTGCTCGTCAGCCAGTGGGTCACGAGCGGCTTCGCCCAACTGCCGCTGGTGATGGCCGACATCCTCGCGTTCACGGCCATCGTGCTGGGCTTGCAGACCGTGTTCAACTCGTTCCTGATGAGTGCGGTCAACGCTAACTCGTAG
- a CDS encoding lasso peptide biosynthesis B2 protein: MGKRETIRALTAGDLARLGTASVLLLCCWGGVVVSFARLRAALLWAADKARVPGSPSPSRIVWAVHVVDQRLPGERKCLVRSLTAEVLLHLYGFSPTHRIGVDRTTEGDIQAHSWLVWNDDVLIGQLPDLDSFEELPPLGQR, from the coding sequence ATGGGGAAACGGGAGACTATCCGGGCACTGACTGCGGGCGACCTCGCTCGGCTCGGCACAGCGTCGGTGCTGTTGCTCTGTTGCTGGGGCGGGGTGGTGGTCTCGTTTGCACGGCTCCGAGCCGCGCTTCTCTGGGCGGCAGACAAAGCCAGAGTACCCGGGAGCCCGTCACCGTCGCGGATAGTCTGGGCAGTACACGTCGTAGACCAACGGTTGCCCGGCGAGCGAAAGTGCCTTGTCAGGTCGCTAACGGCCGAGGTGCTGTTGCACCTGTACGGGTTTTCGCCGACCCATCGCATCGGTGTCGACCGAACGACGGAGGGGGACATCCAGGCACACAGCTGGTTGGTGTGGAACGACGACGTGCTCATCGGCCAGCTCCCTGACCTCGACAGCTTCGAGGAACTGCCGCCACTCGGACAACGGTGA
- a CDS encoding PqqD family protein yields the protein MILHVDAGEYYGFNEVASDVWDTIQEPQTVGAICDVVAEEYDVEYARCRSDIDELVTDLLEKDLAHIVDNE from the coding sequence GTGATACTACACGTCGATGCCGGTGAGTATTACGGATTCAACGAAGTCGCGAGCGACGTCTGGGACACGATACAGGAACCACAGACGGTCGGAGCTATCTGCGACGTCGTGGCCGAGGAGTACGACGTCGAGTACGCCCGTTGCCGGTCCGACATCGACGAACTGGTAACGGACCTGCTGGAGAAAGATCTGGCACATATCGTCGACAACGAGTAA
- a CDS encoding nucleotidyltransferase family protein, whose translation MTPSTDYQTARAPEEQLLLDCARTVVGDTAISPEAVDADIDWEALLTLSNRHGTNPLVYRALAEHCTAPSEQPIASSEQETSEQETSERDTELVPAWVLDELRGVANDTSRRNLRYMNELLGVLTMLAEEDIRAVPYRGPVLAKQAYGDVALRRFGDLDLLVERDEIPRIRSLLKDRGYAPRYWQQSTERLSTAQQRAYTRYCRDYPFFNEEKGVEIELHWRVVSVHFPTSLTLDSFWDRTERAEIAGREIPVLSVEDRVLMICVHGSRHHWERLEWLVDLAAVQHQSEIDWAAVARRARRHNCRRMVALGPLLTHELFDIPIPDPVEGLLREDAGMDDIYGTTVEQLFDPDFPQNFATQRIQSRMMERRRDRARFWWRWLTTPDRPDIERLALPSSVSYCYPLVRMLRLCYLAVARVSGRRTAPGSDPDLR comes from the coding sequence ATGACTCCCAGCACGGATTATCAGACGGCCCGCGCGCCAGAGGAACAGCTCCTGCTGGACTGTGCGCGGACTGTCGTCGGAGATACCGCGATATCGCCGGAGGCCGTCGACGCCGATATCGACTGGGAGGCGCTCCTGACGCTCTCGAACAGACACGGGACCAACCCGCTCGTCTACAGGGCCCTGGCCGAACACTGTACGGCCCCGTCGGAACAGCCTATTGCCTCGTCGGAACAGGAAACCTCGGAACAGGAAACCTCGGAGAGAGATACGGAACTCGTGCCCGCGTGGGTGCTGGACGAACTTCGGGGCGTGGCCAACGACACGAGTCGACGGAATCTCAGATACATGAACGAGTTGCTGGGCGTGCTGACCATGTTGGCCGAGGAAGACATCAGAGCAGTGCCGTATCGAGGGCCGGTACTCGCAAAGCAGGCCTACGGCGACGTCGCGCTGCGGCGGTTCGGTGATCTGGATCTGCTGGTCGAGCGCGACGAGATACCCCGAATCAGGTCGCTCCTCAAGGACCGGGGGTACGCCCCGCGGTACTGGCAGCAGTCGACCGAGCGGCTCTCGACCGCACAGCAGCGAGCGTACACCCGGTACTGTCGCGACTACCCGTTCTTCAACGAGGAGAAAGGGGTCGAGATAGAGCTCCACTGGCGCGTTGTCTCGGTCCACTTTCCCACGTCGCTGACGCTGGATAGCTTCTGGGACCGGACCGAGCGCGCGGAGATCGCCGGACGAGAGATACCGGTGCTGTCGGTCGAAGACCGGGTGCTGATGATCTGTGTCCACGGCTCGCGACACCACTGGGAGCGACTCGAGTGGCTCGTCGACCTGGCCGCTGTCCAACACCAGTCCGAAATCGACTGGGCAGCCGTGGCGCGGCGCGCGCGACGACACAACTGTCGGCGGATGGTCGCGCTCGGACCGCTTCTCACACACGAACTGTTCGACATCCCGATTCCCGACCCCGTCGAGGGGCTCCTCCGGGAAGACGCCGGGATGGACGACATCTACGGGACCACGGTGGAGCAGCTGTTCGACCCGGACTTCCCGCAGAATTTCGCCACCCAGCGGATACAGAGCCGGATGATGGAACGCAGACGCGACCGGGCTCGGTTCTGGTGGCGGTGGTTGACCACCCCGGACCGCCCCGACATCGAGCGGCTGGCCCTCCCCTCCTCCGTCAGTTACTGCTATCCGCTAGTGCGGATGCTCAGACTCTGCTATCTCGCTGTGGCTCGGGTTTCGGGCCGACGAACCGCGCCCGGTTCCGACCCCGACCTCCGATAG
- a CDS encoding AAA family ATPase, protein MTDPESLAANIAGEMSTVLVGMDELIEQLTIALLTRGHVLLEGVPGVAKTTLAHTFAQTSGLTYNRVQMTPDILPSDITGNSVYRVQTGEFNVRKGPVFANVVVADEINRATPKTQSALLEAMAEGQVSLDGETFELPDPFIVIATQNPIEMEGTFDLLEAQRDRFQQKLTVDLPDADIERDLLDRFNGSPTMGPEDISPVVPDGAIHAAREAVKDVHVEDVVLEYILDLVAASRDHPDLDHGASPRGSLALLQTSKARAAVHGRDYVTSDDVKQLAEPVLNHRFVLTVDAELSDTPPSEILSDILGSVNPPEGKMSSQAPDAAKTPDQ, encoded by the coding sequence ATGACTGACCCCGAGTCACTGGCTGCGAACATCGCCGGCGAGATGTCGACCGTTCTGGTCGGCATGGACGAGTTGATCGAACAGTTGACCATAGCCCTGCTCACGCGCGGGCACGTGTTACTCGAGGGCGTGCCCGGGGTGGCGAAGACGACCCTGGCTCACACCTTCGCACAGACGAGCGGTCTGACGTACAATCGCGTGCAGATGACCCCGGACATTCTGCCGTCGGATATCACTGGGAACAGTGTCTACCGCGTCCAGACGGGGGAGTTCAACGTCCGAAAGGGGCCGGTGTTCGCGAACGTGGTCGTCGCCGACGAGATAAATCGCGCCACGCCGAAGACCCAGTCGGCCCTGCTCGAGGCGATGGCCGAAGGACAGGTGTCACTGGACGGCGAGACCTTCGAGCTACCGGACCCGTTCATCGTCATCGCGACACAGAACCCGATCGAAATGGAGGGGACCTTCGACCTGCTGGAGGCCCAGCGCGACCGGTTCCAGCAGAAACTGACCGTGGACCTGCCGGATGCGGACATCGAACGGGACCTCCTCGACCGGTTCAACGGCTCCCCGACGATGGGCCCCGAGGATATCAGCCCGGTAGTTCCGGACGGGGCGATCCATGCGGCGCGCGAAGCAGTCAAAGACGTCCACGTCGAGGACGTGGTCCTCGAGTACATACTGGATCTGGTCGCAGCCTCGCGAGACCACCCGGACCTCGACCACGGTGCGTCGCCGCGTGGCTCGCTGGCGCTGCTCCAGACCTCGAAGGCCCGCGCCGCCGTCCACGGACGGGACTACGTCACCAGCGACGACGTAAAACAGCTCGCCGAACCGGTTCTCAACCACCGGTTCGTGCTCACAGTCGACGCGGAGCTCAGTGATACGCCACCGAGCGAGATACTGTCGGATATTCTGGGTTCGGTGAACCCGCCCGAGGGGAAGATGTCGTCGCAGGCACCGGACGCCGCCAAGACGCCCGACCAGTGA
- a CDS encoding DUF4350 domain-containing protein has protein sequence MFRDRSVPRLLLLALVVTLAVTVVVVAGTSASPFSAYNTDWNGTSEMRSSLQSMGTQTTVARGPATYDDVGGEGTVAFVLSPSDPERGERTALREHVRDGGTLVVADDYGSGGNDVLAAVGAEARISGVPLRDERRAGPSPAFPRATAATDHPYTRNVSGLMLNHGSVVTPGDATTLYHSSEFGYLDRNRNRELDANESLQCYPVVTVEQVGNGTVLTVSDPSVFLNSMLDRSDNGGFLRAVGGSHERAVVGVSRARATPPLIRLQVFFQQSGVGVIVAGTVSTLLLFTLSTRPDLRSKLVRRGENPAAVPRLTREDIAETISERHPDWDAETVQQVTNNLISYRRQTETND, from the coding sequence GTGTTCCGAGACCGCTCGGTCCCCAGGCTGCTCCTGCTGGCTCTGGTAGTCACGCTCGCGGTTACAGTGGTGGTCGTCGCCGGGACCTCGGCGTCGCCGTTCAGCGCGTACAACACCGACTGGAACGGGACCTCGGAGATGCGAAGCTCCCTGCAGTCGATGGGTACCCAGACCACAGTCGCCCGGGGTCCGGCCACGTACGACGACGTCGGCGGCGAGGGGACGGTCGCCTTCGTGCTGTCGCCATCGGACCCCGAGCGCGGCGAGCGCACCGCCCTCAGAGAGCACGTCCGCGACGGGGGGACACTGGTGGTCGCGGACGACTACGGGAGCGGCGGCAACGACGTCCTCGCAGCCGTCGGGGCAGAGGCGCGAATCAGCGGCGTTCCCCTGCGGGACGAGCGGCGGGCCGGTCCTAGCCCCGCTTTCCCGCGTGCCACGGCAGCTACCGACCACCCCTACACGCGAAACGTCAGCGGGCTCATGCTGAACCACGGGAGCGTGGTCACTCCGGGCGACGCCACGACGTTGTATCACTCCTCCGAGTTCGGGTATCTCGACCGGAATCGAAACCGGGAACTCGACGCGAACGAGTCGCTGCAGTGCTACCCCGTCGTCACAGTCGAACAGGTGGGCAACGGGACGGTCCTCACGGTAAGCGACCCGAGTGTCTTCCTCAACTCGATGCTGGACCGCAGCGACAACGGCGGGTTCCTCCGGGCCGTGGGCGGGAGCCACGAGCGAGCGGTCGTGGGCGTCTCCCGCGCCAGGGCGACGCCGCCGCTGATTCGACTGCAAGTGTTCTTCCAGCAGTCGGGGGTGGGCGTCATCGTGGCGGGCACCGTTTCGACGCTCCTCCTGTTTACGCTCTCGACGCGGCCGGACCTTCGCAGCAAACTGGTCCGCCGCGGTGAGAACCCAGCCGCTGTGCCGCGACTGACGCGGGAGGACATCGCCGAGACCATCAGCGAACGCCACCCGGACTGGGACGCGGAAACCGTACAGCAAGTTACAAACAACTTGATATCATACCGTCGTCAAACGGAAACTAATGACTGA